TTAGAAGAAGAAATAGAAGAACTTCCTCAGAAAATCATTGAAAATATACAAGATGAAAAAGAAAGAAAAATCGTAGAAAATTATATCCGATTATCCATGGGACTTGATCCTGTAAAAAGCGATCGATCATTAAGAGAAGAAGCCAGACAAGCTCTAAGTTTAGATAAAGTCAAAAAACCTCTGGTGTCGGTAATTGAAAATATATGTGAACGCTGTAATCGGTTCCATGAAGGTTCTTGTCCAATTCACAGCCATGATTGTATGAGTACCGATGAATGTATCGGATGTGGTCAATGCATAGAAGAATGCTCTCTGGGAGCAATTTCAGACAAAATTGAGTTTATTCCTGTTGTAAATCTGCTTCAGGAAAAAAAATACCCTGTATTTGCTGCCATCGCTCCTGCCTATGTGGGTCAATTTGATCCATCAATTACACCCGGAAAAATCAGAACTGCTTTAAAAATGATAGGCTTTTCAGATATGATTGAAGTTGCAACCTTCGCTGATATCTTAACTATGAAAGAAGCCTATGAATATAAACATATTATTGAGAATAATAAAGATTTCTTTATTACTAGCTGCTGTTGTCCTGTATGGGTAGGCATGATTCAAAAAAAATATCCTTCTTTACTGGATCATATGTCTCCGGCTGTATCTCCCATGATTGCAGCAGGACGCGTCATTAAAGCCTTAAATGAAAATGCAAAAGTTGTATTTATAGGTCCATGTATTGCCAAAAAAAATGAAGCAAAAGAGGAGAATCTGGCCGATGCCATTGACTTTGTCCTCACTTTCAGGGAATTATATGAAATATTTAATGCACTGGATATAGATCTTGAAAATCTGCCGGAAGATAACAGAGAAGAAGCAGCTTTTGCCGGAAGGATATATGCAAGAACAGGAGGAGTTAGCAAGGCCGTAGAATTAACGGTGAAAAGACTGGACCCCCGTTCTGATCTTCCTTTTAAGCCGGAAGCCTTTGATGGGGCCAAAAAATGCAAGGATGGTCTGGACAAGCTTCTTGCGGGTGAAATGGATGCCACTTTTATAGAAGGTATGGGATGTATCGGTGGATGTGTTGGGGGACCCAGAACAATTAATTCTATTGAAGAAGGATCAAAAAGGGTAGATGAATATGCCAATGCTACTCCAATGAAAACTCCTTTTGATAATCTCAATGCATTGCAATTCCTTGCTCAGTTAGGTATTAAAAGATATGAAATGCTAAAAAACAACGAAGATAAAAAAATTAGAAATCTTCTCATAAGAAATGTTGAAAAATAATCTTTTACAAAAAGCAACTAAGTCACATTTGTGAAATATGAATATTTCGTCTTTGCAGGCAAATTAATCTTTTTATTGCATAACGAAAGGCTGGAAAAGATTGTTCCAGCCTCTTAACTATGTTATAATATTGAAAAAACTAAAGGGGTTGATAATATTGGTATTCTCTGGAATAATAATTATTTTTGGTGGAATTATTTGCCTAGCTGCAATCCTGGCAATCATTATTGCATTCGTTGCAAACAGAAAAAGATAAATAGAATTAATTACTTGCATTAATTTTTTCAGCCAACTCGCTAAGATATTCCCATCGCTCCATTAATTCTTCCAGTCTTGTTTCTAATTCCTTTTGCTTTTTTGCCAATTCTTGCAGAAGTACATAATCGCTTTGAGCATGATTGATTTGATCTTCAATTGCTTTTAGTTCGTTTTCTACTTCCTCTATCCAGCTTTCTATATTTTCATACTCTTGCTTTTCTCTATAAGTAAATTTAGGCTTTGAATCATTCCTTTTGATCCTCGTATCTCTTTTTTCATCTTTAACAGAAGAATTATTTTTTTCTTCTGTTTTTTTACTCTTAATTCTGCTTTGATAATCTTCATAGTTTCCGGGATAACTTTTTATGGCGCCTTCTCCTTCAAAAGCAAATATTTTTTCTGCAATTTTATCCAGGAAATATCTGTCATGGGAAACTGTAAGCACTGGCCCTGAAAACTCGTCCAAATACTCCTCCAATATCTCTAAGGTTTGAAGGTCCAAATCATTCGTAGGTTCATCCAAAAGGAGTACATTGGGAGCACCCATTAAAATCCGAAGCAAATACAGTCTTCTTTTTTCTCCCCCTGAAAGCTTTGAAATGGGGGTCCATTGTAAATGAGACGGGAAGAGAAATCTTTCCAGCATCTGTGAAGCACTGATTTTAGTACCGTCTCCTGTAGTAATATATTCCGCTTCTTCACGAATATAGTCTATTACCCTCAGGCTCTCATCCATCTCTTTATTTTCCTGAGTATAATACCCTATTTTCACGGTTTCGCCAATTTCAACTTTTCCCGAATCTGGCTCTAAGATACCGGCCATAATATTCAGCAAAGTTGATTTGCCACTGCCGTTAGGACCCACAATTCCAATCCTGTCTTCTTTTAATAGAATATAACTAAAATCTTTAATATAATATTTTTCTTCAAAAGATTTACTGATCTTTTCAACTTCAATAATTTTTTTACCCAATCTGCTTATTCCTACGGATATTTCCATCTTGTCAGAAGAGATATTGATCTTCTGGTCTTTTAACTTTTCGAATCTGTCTATTCTGGCTTTTTGCTTTGTTCCTCTCGCTTTCACACCGCTCCTAATCCATTCTAGTTCTTTTTTGAGCAAACTTTGTCTTTTTTCTTCCATGGTCTTTAATTGTTCTTGTCTCAAGGTTTTTGCCTCAAGAAAATCACTATAATTTCCCTTATACTCATAAAGCTGGCCCAAGTCCAACTCTATAATCCTATTGGCTATTCGATCCAGGAAATATCGATCATGGGTAATCATAATCAATGCACCTTTGCGCTTATTCAAATAATCTTCCAGCCATAAAATCGTTTCGTTGTCAATGTGATTAGTAGGTTCATCCAATACTAATAAATCCGATGGGCGAATGAGGGCCCCAGCCAAGGCCACCCTTTTGCGTTGTCCTCCTGAAAGAGTCCCTACTTTTGCAGCAAAAGAAGTGATCCCCAGTTTAGTTAAAATCATTTTAGCTTCACTTTCCATTGTCCAGGCATCTGCAGCATCCATTTTTTGATTGAGTTTCAATAATTTTTCTTGTAAATCTTTATCTTCCTGGTCATTACTAAGCTTGTCCAATGTATCTTCATATTCTTTAATCAGCTCAATGACTGGATTGTTCCCACTAAATATTTGTTGAAGTATGGTGGCATCATCTTCAAAAAACGGATTTTGAGAAAGATATTCTATCCTTAAGCCGTTGGCTGTAGAGATCGTGCCACTATCTGGTGGCTCAATTCCTATTAAAACCTTTAGGAAAGTGCTTTTCCCTGTTCCATTGATGCCAATTACTCCAACCTTTTCCCCTTCATTAATTCCAAAAGATATATTTTTAAATAATATTTTTTCTCCAAAGGACTTTGAAATATTTTCAGCGGATAATAAGTTCATTTTAATACCCTTTCTTTTATTTTATATGTTTTATTATACAGCAAGAAGAGTAAATGAAACAAGGGGACATCATTGTCCCCAAGTCTACCATCTATATTCATCCTTTGTCATAGGCACCAGTCCTCTCATTGCCAAAAGCAACCTTCTCTCTACTTCAGTCCAATCCACAAGTTTCCACCATGCATTTACATATTCTTGCCTTCTGTTTTGATAATCCAGATAATAGGCATGTTCCCAAACATCTAGTACTAATATGGGAATGCCGCTCCACTGAGTTAAATCCTGATGCTTTTCTGCCTGAAGGATTTCCAGCCTGCGCCATGTGGGCTGCCATGTAAGTATCGTCCAACCAGACCCTTCAACCTTTTCAGCAGCATTTGTAAACTGCTTTTGAAAGGCATTTATATTTCCAAAATATCGATTGATTTGATTAAGCGTTTCAGATCCAGGTCTTCCTCCCGTTCCAACAGGAGACATAATAGTCCAGTAAATACTATGCAAAATATGTCCTGAGCCATTAAAAGCCAGTTCATTTTCCCAATATTTAATTAAATCAAAATCCTCTGTTTTCCTCAATTCTACTAATTTCAGCTCTGCTTTATTCAGTCCATCCACATAGGCTTTATGGTGTCTGTCATGATGAATACGTAAAGTTACAGCACTTATAACCGGCTGAAGCGCTTCATACGGGTAAGGTAAGGGCGGTAATTTATGCTGTCCCGGCGGAATCATTGGCAATGAAAAATAGTCCATATGCAAATCCTCCTATTTTAAAACTACATTTTATTTATATTAACTAAAACTATTAAAAATGAGAACGATGCAAATTCTATATTGAAGCAATAAAATAATCATGTTATAATTCAATTAGATATTTAGATAATCATCTAAATATCTAATTGAAAGGAGTGACGTAATTGGACAGTATTTTTAAAGCTTTATCCGACAAAAACAGAAGAAAAATTTTAAAACTGCTGCGGGAAAAAGATATGACCGCCGGCGAAATTGCAGAAAAATTCGATATCAGTAAACCTTCTTTAAGCCATCATTTGAACATATTAAAGCAGGCCGAACTGGTTCAAACCGAAAGACAAGGGCAAAATATTATTTATTCCCTTAATACCACTGCATTTCAGGAACTGATTGGGTGGATTTATGATTTTAAAGACAAGGAGTGATATTATGAAACATAATAAATGGATTTGGCTTTTAATTGTACTTTCTTTCATTGGAACTATTATCGTTTTTCCTTTTTTGCCGGAACAAATTCCTACGAACTGGGGCATTAACGGTGAAATAAATGATTATAGTTCCAAATATATGATTTTCTTTCTAGCAGCGCTGCCTGCAATGATCTATTTGCTAATGCTTTATGGCCCTAAACTGGATCCAAAAAAAGAAAATTATAAAAAACACAGTAAAGCCTATTCTATCATATCTATAAGTACTGTATTAACGCTTGTTGCAATACATTGGCTTACAGTGCTGGCAACTTTCAATATCATTAAACACATGGATTTTTTCATTAAACTCATCATTGGTATCCTTTTTGCAGTGATGGGAAATTACATGTCTCAACTACGGTTTAATTATTTTGTAGGGATTAGGCTTCCTTGGACCCTGGCCAGTGAAAAAGTATGGAAGAAAACTCATAGGATCGGCGGTATAGGCTTTATGCTGGTGGGTATAATTCTGGTATGTACTTCGTTCATCAGAGGTTCTTTAAGTTTCATCATTTTTATGACGGCTCTATCTATTCTGATAATATTTATAATGGCTTATGCTTATATAGAATACCAGAAAGAATTAAAAACAAAATAAATTTTTGGGGCTGTAGTATTAACAAATTCTATTTGCTAATACCACAGCCCCTTTATTTTGAAATAAAATAAAAAAATTTGTCTTACTCCAAAAACTCAACCTTTCTATTTTACAAAAGCAACATAATATTTTTTTAATTCTAAAATGCAAAATTACCGTTTTTAAAGATAGGAATTTCTTTTCCGTCAAAGGTGGTTCCGATAATTTCCAAATCCTTTGTTCCCACCATAAAGTCTACATGGACAAGAGAATCGTTTGCCCCTTCTTTATCTAATTCTTCGCGTGACATTTTTTCTCCTCCCTTTATACAAGGAGAATATGCCTCACCTATAGCTAAATGGCAAGAAGCATTTTCATCGAATAATGTGTTATAGAATAAAATCTTAAGATTAGAGATCGGTGAATCATAAGGAACCAGGGCTACTTCTCCCAAGTAATGAGAACCTTCATCGGTTTCGATAAGATGTTTTAAGTTTTCATACCCTTTTTCAGCAGTAAAATCTACAATTCTTCCATCTTTAAAAGTAAGAGAAAAGTTATCTATTAAGCTTCCGTTATAGTTTAAAGGCATGGAACTTACGACTTTTCCGTTAACGCCTGTTTTCTTAGGAAGAGTAAATACTTCTTCTGTTGGCATATTGGCAATAAAAGCAAGACCATCCTGAGTAAAATCTGCTCCTCCCATCCAAATATGGTTTTCGGGAAGTTCTATCGTAAGATCAGTGCCTAATTCATTTTTATAATGGAGATACTGGAACTTATAGGAATTTAAAATCTCCATTCTCTTTTCCAGATTCTTTTTATGTTCCTCCCATTCAGCAACAGGATCTTCCACGTCTACGCGAACTGTTTTTAAAATTGCCTCCCATAACTTATTCACAGCTTCTTCAGAAGACAAATCAGGAAATACTTTTTTTGCCCAGGAGACCGATGGAATAGAGGCAATGCACCAGGCATTTTGATTCCTCATGGTTCTGTCTCTGTACTCTTTTAATGCCATATTGGTTACTTTTTGATATTTTGCAACCCTTTCAGGGTCAACATCTTTAAGGAGTTCAGGATCTGTAGCACTTATATGTAAAAAAGAAGCTCCTGCTTTCGCATATCCATTATAAAACTCTTTCTGCCAGCCGGGATATTCTTCGAACACTTCATTTGGTGCATGAAGATATTTTATCTTTGTAGATATTTCATCTTTCCATAATATTTGTACATCTTTTGCTCCTTCTTTAAAAGCAATTTCAGAAACAATTCTTGTAAATGGTGCAGCTTCAATAGGACTTAAAATCACTAAGGTTTGTCCTTTTTGAATATTTACTCCTGTTTTTACAAGAAGTCTTGCATATTTTTCTAATACTTTTGTATCCATTATGTACCTCCTCCAACTCATTTAAATCATTTCCTACTACAATTTTAATTAATATATAAAAATTTATTTCCAAATATTATAAGCAAAATTGCACTATTTAATGCACTTTTTTACAAAGCAATACTCTATATGCGATTAAGCTTCATAATGCATTTGGAATAATGACATTTTACGTTAAGAATTTACGAATGTCAAATATTCAAACTACATAACCAGTAAAAATTGCTTTAATGTTATATTCAACCTGTACATTTAAGAAGATTATGATATAATGAGGAATGGAAAATTAAAATATAGGAGGATTATAATCTATGGATTTTTTAGTGTCAGGAATTTTATCAATCACACCTCAGCAGATCATTATGTATGGAATTGGCGCACTCCTTATATACTTAGCAATTTATAAGGACTTTG
The Defluviitalea raffinosedens genome window above contains:
- a CDS encoding [Fe-Fe] hydrogenase large subunit C-terminal domain-containing protein, translated to MSNTSNNYIQKYKMKVFNELVKLAWFGKLEEEIEELPQKIIENIQDEKERKIVENYIRLSMGLDPVKSDRSLREEARQALSLDKVKKPLVSVIENICERCNRFHEGSCPIHSHDCMSTDECIGCGQCIEECSLGAISDKIEFIPVVNLLQEKKYPVFAAIAPAYVGQFDPSITPGKIRTALKMIGFSDMIEVATFADILTMKEAYEYKHIIENNKDFFITSCCCPVWVGMIQKKYPSLLDHMSPAVSPMIAAGRVIKALNENAKVVFIGPCIAKKNEAKEENLADAIDFVLTFRELYEIFNALDIDLENLPEDNREEAAFAGRIYARTGGVSKAVELTVKRLDPRSDLPFKPEAFDGAKKCKDGLDKLLAGEMDATFIEGMGCIGGCVGGPRTINSIEEGSKRVDEYANATPMKTPFDNLNALQFLAQLGIKRYEMLKNNEDKKIRNLLIRNVEK
- a CDS encoding ABC-F family ATP-binding cassette domain-containing protein, which translates into the protein MNLLSAENISKSFGEKILFKNISFGINEGEKVGVIGINGTGKSTFLKVLIGIEPPDSGTISTANGLRIEYLSQNPFFEDDATILQQIFSGNNPVIELIKEYEDTLDKLSNDQEDKDLQEKLLKLNQKMDAADAWTMESEAKMILTKLGITSFAAKVGTLSGGQRKRVALAGALIRPSDLLVLDEPTNHIDNETILWLEDYLNKRKGALIMITHDRYFLDRIANRIIELDLGQLYEYKGNYSDFLEAKTLRQEQLKTMEEKRQSLLKKELEWIRSGVKARGTKQKARIDRFEKLKDQKINISSDKMEISVGISRLGKKIIEVEKISKSFEEKYYIKDFSYILLKEDRIGIVGPNGSGKSTLLNIMAGILEPDSGKVEIGETVKIGYYTQENKEMDESLRVIDYIREEAEYITTGDGTKISASQMLERFLFPSHLQWTPISKLSGGEKRRLYLLRILMGAPNVLLLDEPTNDLDLQTLEILEEYLDEFSGPVLTVSHDRYFLDKIAEKIFAFEGEGAIKSYPGNYEDYQSRIKSKKTEEKNNSSVKDEKRDTRIKRNDSKPKFTYREKQEYENIESWIEEVENELKAIEDQINHAQSDYVLLQELAKKQKELETRLEELMERWEYLSELAEKINASN
- a CDS encoding superoxide dismutase encodes the protein MDYFSLPMIPPGQHKLPPLPYPYEALQPVISAVTLRIHHDRHHKAYVDGLNKAELKLVELRKTEDFDLIKYWENELAFNGSGHILHSIYWTIMSPVGTGGRPGSETLNQINRYFGNINAFQKQFTNAAEKVEGSGWTILTWQPTWRRLEILQAEKHQDLTQWSGIPILVLDVWEHAYYLDYQNRRQEYVNAWWKLVDWTEVERRLLLAMRGLVPMTKDEYRW
- a CDS encoding autorepressor SdpR family transcription factor; this translates as MDSIFKALSDKNRRKILKLLREKDMTAGEIAEKFDISKPSLSHHLNILKQAELVQTERQGQNIIYSLNTTAFQELIGWIYDFKDKE
- a CDS encoding SdpI family protein encodes the protein MKHNKWIWLLIVLSFIGTIIVFPFLPEQIPTNWGINGEINDYSSKYMIFFLAALPAMIYLLMLYGPKLDPKKENYKKHSKAYSIISISTVLTLVAIHWLTVLATFNIIKHMDFFIKLIIGILFAVMGNYMSQLRFNYFVGIRLPWTLASEKVWKKTHRIGGIGFMLVGIILVCTSFIRGSLSFIIFMTALSILIIFIMAYAYIEYQKELKTK
- a CDS encoding aminopeptidase produces the protein MDTKVLEKYARLLVKTGVNIQKGQTLVILSPIEAAPFTRIVSEIAFKEGAKDVQILWKDEISTKIKYLHAPNEVFEEYPGWQKEFYNGYAKAGASFLHISATDPELLKDVDPERVAKYQKVTNMALKEYRDRTMRNQNAWCIASIPSVSWAKKVFPDLSSEEAVNKLWEAILKTVRVDVEDPVAEWEEHKKNLEKRMEILNSYKFQYLHYKNELGTDLTIELPENHIWMGGADFTQDGLAFIANMPTEEVFTLPKKTGVNGKVVSSMPLNYNGSLIDNFSLTFKDGRIVDFTAEKGYENLKHLIETDEGSHYLGEVALVPYDSPISNLKILFYNTLFDENASCHLAIGEAYSPCIKGGEKMSREELDKEGANDSLVHVDFMVGTKDLEIIGTTFDGKEIPIFKNGNFAF